In endosymbiont of Galathealinum brachiosum, the DNA window GTGGATGCAATATTCCCCGTAAACGTTTTATGCCATAACGTAACCTGCTCTTAACTGTTTCCCTGTTTACACCTGTCACTTCAGCTATTTCAGCAAGACTAAGCGCGGCTTCCTCTTTTAATAAGATCGCACTACGTTGTTCTTCAGGTAAGGCAGCTATGGCCTGTTTTATCTGCTGACGCATCTGCCCCTGTTGCAGGTCTACCTGTGGTTGAGAAGACTGACTCTCTATTGATACATCTGTTACCTGTGACTCTGCTGTTTCTTCAAATTCAACCTGGTACTTTAAATGCTTTTCACTACGCCAGTAATCAACCAGCCGATTATGAGCCAGATGATAAAGCCAGGTGCTAAATTTGGCAGTCACCTGATAATTTGAACGCGCATTAATCAGTTTCATCCAGACATCCTGAAATATTTCGTTAGCAATTTCCTCCCGATTATTCAGCTGGCGTAAAACATAACGATACAAACCGCCTTTATGTCGTGCGTAAAGCACATCAAAGGCGGCTGCAGTTCCATCACGATAACTTAACATAAGGTCTTCATCCGTTAAGTTATCAATATCATTAGAAGAAAAACTATTCAAATTCGACTTTTCTAACGGGTGAATCTAATAAGTTGATCCACCCTGTTTTTATTTAAATTCTCAGGTATCTAAAGACTTAGCCAGAGCAACAAGCTGTAAAAATTCACCTCGATAACCGAAGGAATCATCTCCTTTAGATTTTTTAGCCAGCTCAAGAATATCATTATAATCAAAATCTCGCAGATATTTTCCTCCTCTTAACTGTTGAGCAAAAGCCGCTACTGACGCTGAGAACTTAAAGTTATTACTAGCCTGACTAATGTTTTTAATTACATCATGTTTATATATAGGTTTTTCTATCAGCTGACTGGTAGAGTGACTATCTTTTTTATATCTCAAACGAAGAAATGCCAGCTCATTATTATGTTTAACTGAATCAGCCTGCGAACTATCTGATACGGTTTTAGAATAGCGATTATTATCAATCTGTTTTACTGCACTATCCGTAAAGGTCACTTCATATAATGCGGTTACGCTATGACTTTCACCTATATCTCCCGCATCAACTTTGTCATTATTAAAATCCTCCTGTTTTAATGCACGATTTTCATAACCAATTAAACGATACTCAGAAACCTGATCAGGATTAAATTCAACCTGTATTTTCACATCATTCGCAACAGTGTTCAGCGTTGAATTCATCTCTTCAACTAAAACTTTTCTTGCTTCGTTTAAGTTATCAATATAGCTATAATTACCATTACCCACATCTGCCAGCTGCTCCATTAAATGATCATTATAATTACCTCGACCAAAGCCCAGCGTAGTTAATGAAATACCCGTTTTACGTTTTTCTTCAACAATTTGTTTTAATGCCTCAAAATCAGTAACACCCACATTAAAATCACCATCAGTGGCTAATACAATTCGGTTTACACCCCCTTTGATAAACGATTTCTGTGCCATCTGATACGCCAGTTTTATTCCGCTTGCACCATTAGTTGATCCACCGGCAGTTAAGTTATCCAGTGCCATTGTAATATCAGAGGTTTGATCTCCTTTCGTTGGTTTTAAAACCACACCTGTAGATCCTGCATACGTCACAATTGAAATACGATCGTTTTTATTAAGGTTATTAACTAGTAATTTCAAACCTGACTTAAGCAACTGCAGTTTATCTCGTGTATGCATTGAACCAGAAACATCAACTAGAAAAACAAGATTACTTGCGGGACGCTGTTCGTTATGTGACTGATACGCCTGCAACCCTATATGAACTAAATGGCTATATTCATTCCATGGTGTGGGTGCAATTTCAGTATTAATTGTAAATGGCTGACTTTTACTTTTCGGGTATTCATAATTGTAACTAAAATAATTTATTAACTCTTCAGTACGAACCGCATCCCTTTGCGGTAGCTGGCCCTGATTTAGAAAACGTCTTACGTTTGAGTATGCACCTGTATCCACATCAACACTGAATGTTGAAACTGGAATATCAATAGATTTAAAAATTTCACTATCTGTAAAATGATTATAATTTTCTCGATTTTCTTCAATCTGATGGCTAACAAACCCCTGATAATAAACCGGTGCTGAATGCATACGCGCCATAACACCCGGACTTGCACTTTTAGCCATAATAGATTTTCTATATTTAGCTTTTTCACTAGCAGAAGCCCTTGCTGCATCCTGACTCATCAGTTTTTGTTCAGCCATTACGTGTTGCTGAGAATGCTCCTGACGAATATCTGATTCATTTTTTCCGACTAGACCACATGCCGTTAACAGAACACTGCTTACACAGATTAATGATAGTGATGCGGGGGTAATTGAATTATTCATTATAAAACTCCTTAGTTGGTTTAGAGCTATAAACGTAAGGAGTCAGACAATGGGGTTAAATTAATTTATTTTTTGAAGATTTTTCCAGCAGCGATTAAGGTATACACGGTAAAACAGGAACTTTATACAGGGAAATTTATTAGTCAGGTACGGCAATTATAA includes these proteins:
- a CDS encoding RNA polymerase sigma factor, with product MNSFSSNDIDNLTDEDLMLSYRDGTAAAFDVLYARHKGGLYRYVLRQLNNREEIANEIFQDVWMKLINARSNYQVTAKFSTWLYHLAHNRLVDYWRSEKHLKYQVEFEETAESQVTDVSIESQSSQPQVDLQQGQMRQQIKQAIAALPEEQRSAILLKEEAALSLAEIAEVTGVNRETVKSRLRYGIKRLRGILHPLRPVS